The genomic window tccattaaagatctgccgtttccagctacaatagtaatttacaacattaacaatgtctacactgtatttctgatcaatttgatgctattttaatggaccaaaaatgtgcttttctttcaaaacaaggacatttctaagtgaccccaaacttttgaacggtactgtaggtattcctcttatctaggggGTTGAGgttagtgtggagtgcaattgagattgcatcatctatagatctgttggagtggtatgcaaattggagtgggtctagggtgtctgggatgatagaGTTGATGTGGGTTGATGTGTATCAGGGTTAGAGGTTCAAAGtttgttctattcattctatttctatcacTAACCTTCACTATCTGTGACATCACAAGCCTCCATCTGTAACATCACAGTGACATCACTGACCTTCTCCAGCTGTGACATCACAAACCTTCTCCAGCTGTGACATCACTGACCTTTTCCAGCGGTGACATCACAAACACAGTCCATCTGTAACATCACAAACCTCAATCTATGACATAATAACATCACTAACCTTCTCTAGCTGTGTCTCTGTGTCATCGATGGCCACGCCCTTTTCCTGCCCTGTGGTCCCGCCCATCATGTGGTAGAGGTTAAGGGTCACCACTTTAATTTGGCCCAATAAAAGCGTCTCCTTCGCCGCTGTGGTTTGGATGTGATACCACGTGTTCTCCTGAACAAAAAACATTGTTTATTTTCTGGATAGAAAGACATGGACTATAATCAATTGTAAATCTGTGACCCATCTAAAGGgattgtcactagttaccacagccacaaaggcATATTGGCTATATCGTAAACATTAATGACATCAAAAagttgctttttggtcttaatttaaggtgaGGGATAGGCATAAGGATAGCAGtgttgttaaggttagggttaggttaaataTCAGATATtgagaagataaattgtagaaataggtttagccataattatgactttgtggctgtggtaactagtgacgaccctctAGTGACGACCCTGTGAAAGCGTGATCAGGTCTGGTACCCATCTGAGAGCGTTGGAGCGTATCTGGTCCAGCTCTGTCTGTAGCTGAGACAGCAGGTTATTCTTCTGCAGAATGCTGCAGCTCTGCtggtctgtgtatctctgtagcgCCCCCCGTTGGCCATCAGCCTGCTCCTGCACCTCACTCTCCCTCTGACGCAGCTGCTCTTTGGTGGATAGCAGGGTGGCAAACCTCCCCAGTAGCTCCCACACATCCTcatactacatacacacacacacatgtacacgttATACatttgaagctagggttaggttcgtggttgaggctaaggttagggttgaatcGGGATGTGGAGAggtttagggtaaggtttaggatttgggttagggttgaagctagggttagggttgaactgggatgtggacatgaagataGGGTTAGGATtgctgttgaggctagggttaaggtttcgggttagggttatggttgaggctagggttagggttgtggttgaggctagggttagggttagggttatggttaaacAGGGATGTGGACATGGCATAGGCAACACACGTGAGCTGGTAGATTAGTCAGCCCACACTGAAGAGGAGGAAATTTGattataaaaatgtaattaacaaGAGAAAGCAAGTGCCATGATCCCACAGGAAACacattatgttttatttattatttattctcCGGAGTTGAGAACAGATCAGATgaactgaggtgtgtgtgtgtgtgtgtgtgtggggggggggtagattcATGATAATACATagaaaagaggaaagagagagaggggggggagtggGTGGGTGGTTCAGTTTAGCGCAGTAGTGCGAAAAGGGTGTTTTTAGTGAATGCCAGGCTTGGGTACCTTGGCCAGTCTAAGGACCTGTTCCAGGAAGGTCCAGTAGAAAGCAGTCTTCTCCACCCTGCGCTGCAGCCTCAATCTCCAGGCCTCCAGGACAGCACACTCCTCCTTCagtttctctatctctccctccttctgacgcacagcatccctctctctctctgccttcttctCACCCCGACCACGTTTTGCGTCATTTTCCTGCAAGATGGCACATTTGATTACGATGTTTTTTCcagtctgtgtgtttcagtgcgtgtgtgtgtgtgtgtgtgttagccacCAACTTTGAGGAATTTGTCAAATTTGAACAGCGACTCCTTCAGTTTCTCCTCCTTCTTCATCACCTCATCTCTCCGCCTTTGCAAACTCTCCGTCTTTAACTCAAACTcctgtgaaacacacacacacacacacacacacacacacacacacacacacacacacacacacacacacacacacacacacacacacacacacacacacacacacaatatcccaggtacatacagtatgttaactATGATAGTCACATTTTTGTCACAGGTTCCCATGATTATGAGTACTATGAATAAGAACGTAGCTCctacctctctgtgtgtctggagTTGTTTATCcacctctctgatctctctctgtttctcaatcATCCGTGTGGCTCCGCTCATCAGACCTCTGTCCCGCACAGGCACTTTCCTACACACATAAGCACGAAAGTACgtatgcatttacattttacattttagtcatttagcagacgctcttatccagagcgacttacagtagtgaatgcatgcatttcatacagaaacgcacgcacacacgcatacacacagaaCTTTCAGTGGACATCAATCTGTGTTCCTTCACTCAGCCCCACTAGCGGAGAGCatactaacacaaacacaaacaaactcaCATTAAGAGATGTTCCTCAAAGACAGTACGGAAATAATCCTCCAGATCCAAGGCCATTATCTCTGCTGTCTCCAGGGAGTTTCTGATCTTCAGTTAGAAACTTAAGCAGCTTTCCCTTTGGACTTCTTTATACCCTGCTATACAATCCTGTCTCTATGGCAACACATAGACAAAGCCTCTGTCGCCCCCAGTGGCAAACTACTGACATAGAAGCTCcactactgtgtgtgtatgtgtttgtgtgtctgtgcctgtgtgtgtgtgtgtgtgtgtgtgtgtgtgtgtgtgtgtgtgtgtgtgtgtgtgtgtgtgtgtatgcggggaccccttttgtgatag from Salmo trutta chromosome 9, fSalTru1.1, whole genome shotgun sequence includes these protein-coding regions:
- the cfap73 gene encoding coiled-coil domain-containing protein 42 homolog isoform X1, which codes for MALDLEDYFRTVFEEHLLMKVPVRDRGLMSGATRMIEKQREIREVDKQLQTHREEFELKTESLQRRRDEVMKKEEKLKESLFKFDKFLKENDAKRGRGEKKAERERDAVRQKEGEIEKLKEECAVLEAWRLRLQRRVEKTAFYWTFLEQVLRLAKYEDVWELLGRFATLLSTKEQLRQRESEVQEQADGQRGALQRYTDQQSCSILQKNNLLSQLQTELDQIRSNALRWENTWYHIQTTAAKETLLLGQIKVVTLNLYHMMGGTTGQEKGVAIDDTETQLEKIQLFIQDQSAIVNNLKQSPSHATTKANLK
- the cfap73 gene encoding coiled-coil domain-containing protein 42 homolog isoform X2, encoding MALDLEDYFRTVFEEHLLMKVPVRDRGLMSGATRMIEKQREIREVDKQLQTHREEFELKTESLQRRRDEVMKKEEKLKESLFKFDKFLKENDAKRGRGEKKAERERDAVRQKEGEIEKLKEECAVLEAWRLRLQRRVEKTAFYWTFLEQYEDVWELLGRFATLLSTKEQLRQRESEVQEQADGQRGALQRYTDQQSCSILQKNNLLSQLQTELDQIRSNALRWENTWYHIQTTAAKETLLLGQIKVVTLNLYHMMGGTTGQEKGVAIDDTETQLEKIQLFIQDQSAIVNNLKQSPSHATTKANLK